The following proteins are encoded in a genomic region of Oceaniferula marina:
- a CDS encoding FdhF/YdeP family oxidoreductase, which translates to MPNPDKNLQKPAPKIGKPKNYAGGNPAVASAMRHVLKSAGPVRGTKALLELNQIDGFDCPSCAWPDPDDERSHAEFCENGAKAIASEATTRRIERSFFRKHSIEELASQSDYWHDQQGRLTEPMILRQGDTHYHPISWDEAFALISSELHNLPTPDDAIFYTSGRTSNEAAFLYQLFARHFGTNNLPDCSNMCHESSGTAMKQSVGVGKGTVSLDDIHQADTILCIGQNPGTNHPRMLSTLETAVQNGARIIAINPLKEAGLIGFAHPQKISGMLGQSTPLASQYLQVKVNGDLALLRALGKALFEREAATPGSVIDHDFIQQHTQGIEAYQQRCEEANWDELCTLSGIDKDSINTLADTLLRGERKLITCWAMGLTQHRNAVATIREIANLHFLLGALGRTGAGLCPVRGHSNVQGDRTVGIYEKMPESFLKRLDATFGINAPRKHGLDTVDAIHAMHRDAGKVFFALGGNFLQASPDTSFTAQALRNCSLTCHVSTKLNRSHLVGGTTALILPCLGRSERDIQHGEEQFVSCENSMGIVHQSKGTLNPASRDLLSEPEIIARLAEATLGDTERIRWRWLTQDYDRIRLLIEQCIPGFAPYNRRVRKPGGFYLPNPVKQRVWKTASGKAEFSSSPLEQFEVAPGNLILQTLRSHDQYNTTIYGLNDRYRGIGMGREIIFLNPDDMQSKGIKPISRVDITSYWYDNQDGASAPNQATAETRQLSGFYAIPYDMPRGTAAAYFPEANELVPVHATARESNTPTSKSIEISITPTP; encoded by the coding sequence ATGCCAAACCCCGACAAGAACCTGCAAAAGCCTGCCCCTAAAATCGGCAAACCCAAAAACTACGCTGGAGGCAACCCGGCCGTTGCCTCCGCTATGCGGCATGTGCTCAAATCCGCCGGCCCCGTCCGTGGCACCAAGGCATTACTCGAACTCAACCAAATCGATGGGTTCGACTGCCCGAGCTGTGCCTGGCCGGACCCGGACGATGAACGCAGCCATGCCGAGTTCTGTGAAAATGGAGCCAAGGCCATCGCCTCCGAAGCCACAACCCGCCGGATCGAAAGAAGCTTTTTCCGCAAACACAGCATTGAAGAGCTCGCGAGCCAAAGCGATTACTGGCACGACCAACAAGGGCGGCTCACCGAACCCATGATCCTTCGTCAGGGAGATACCCATTACCACCCGATCTCCTGGGACGAGGCCTTTGCTTTAATCTCTTCCGAACTGCATAATTTACCGACACCGGACGATGCCATTTTCTACACCTCGGGTCGCACCAGTAACGAAGCGGCATTCCTCTATCAATTGTTTGCCCGGCATTTTGGCACCAACAACCTGCCTGACTGCTCCAACATGTGCCATGAGTCCAGCGGCACGGCAATGAAACAATCGGTTGGCGTTGGAAAGGGCACCGTTAGCCTGGATGACATCCATCAGGCGGACACCATCCTCTGCATCGGCCAAAACCCGGGCACCAACCACCCGAGGATGTTATCCACCTTAGAGACAGCCGTTCAAAATGGCGCCCGCATCATTGCCATCAACCCTCTGAAAGAGGCGGGACTCATCGGCTTTGCCCACCCGCAAAAAATCTCCGGAATGCTTGGCCAGTCCACCCCGCTGGCATCCCAATACCTCCAAGTGAAGGTCAACGGCGACCTGGCCCTCTTACGAGCCTTGGGCAAGGCCTTGTTCGAGCGGGAAGCAGCAACTCCCGGAAGCGTCATCGATCACGACTTCATCCAACAACACACCCAAGGCATTGAAGCCTACCAACAACGCTGCGAAGAAGCCAACTGGGATGAGCTTTGCACATTATCCGGAATCGACAAAGACAGCATCAACACCCTAGCAGACACCCTACTGCGAGGAGAGCGCAAACTCATCACCTGCTGGGCAATGGGTCTCACCCAGCATCGCAACGCGGTTGCCACGATCCGGGAAATCGCAAATCTTCACTTTCTATTGGGAGCGCTTGGCCGCACCGGAGCCGGGCTCTGCCCGGTTCGGGGCCACAGCAACGTCCAAGGCGACCGGACCGTTGGTATTTATGAAAAAATGCCTGAGTCCTTTCTCAAGCGACTGGACGCAACCTTCGGCATCAATGCCCCACGCAAACACGGACTCGACACCGTGGATGCGATCCACGCCATGCACAGGGATGCAGGAAAAGTCTTTTTTGCCTTGGGAGGCAATTTTCTTCAAGCATCGCCCGATACCTCTTTCACAGCACAAGCACTCAGGAATTGCAGCCTAACCTGCCACGTTTCCACCAAACTCAACCGCTCCCATTTGGTTGGGGGCACCACCGCCCTGATCCTCCCATGTTTGGGTCGCAGCGAGCGAGATATCCAGCACGGTGAAGAGCAATTCGTTAGCTGTGAAAACTCGATGGGTATCGTCCACCAATCCAAAGGAACGCTCAATCCGGCGTCACGAGACCTCCTGAGTGAACCTGAAATCATCGCCCGCCTCGCGGAGGCCACCCTCGGTGACACGGAGCGTATCCGCTGGCGATGGTTGACCCAGGACTACGATCGGATCCGACTCCTCATCGAGCAATGCATTCCTGGCTTTGCCCCTTACAACCGCCGGGTCCGCAAACCAGGAGGCTTCTACCTCCCCAATCCAGTCAAACAGCGGGTGTGGAAAACCGCGTCAGGTAAAGCGGAATTCAGCAGCAGCCCACTGGAACAATTTGAAGTTGCACCGGGAAATCTGATTCTTCAAACCCTGCGAAGCCACGATCAATACAACACCACCATCTACGGGCTCAACGACCGATACCGTGGTATCGGTATGGGCAGGGAGATCATTTTCCTCAACCCCGATGATATGCAATCCAAAGGCATCAAACCCATTAGCCGCGTTGACATCACCAGCTATTGGTATGATAATCAGGACGGTGCTAGCGCTCCGAATCAAGCTACGGCTGAAACCAGACAACTCAGCGGATTTTACGCCATCCCCTATGACATGCCGCGAGGCACCGCGGCAGCGTATTTTCCTGAAGCCAACGAACTGGTTCCAGTCCACGCAACCGCCAGGGAAAGCAACACCCCCACCAGCAAATCGATCGAAATCAGTATCACACCCACACCATGA
- a CDS encoding GIY-YIG nuclease family protein, which produces MKIVYILVNRMNRRFIGTTEDVEAEVRSHNKGEFKGTKAFKPWRLEWESNPISVNEAARLETKLRHHKTNAPMLQQIMNEHEFPKPKF; this is translated from the coding sequence ATGAAAATTGTCTATATCCTCGTCAACAGGATGAATCGCCGGTTCATCGGCACCACCGAAGATGTCGAAGCCGAAGTCCGTTCCCACAACAAGGGAGAGTTCAAAGGTACCAAGGCATTCAAACCCTGGCGGCTCGAATGGGAAAGCAACCCCATCAGCGTCAATGAAGCGGCCCGCCTGGAAACCAAACTGAGGCATCACAAAACCAATGCGCCGATGCTCCAGCAGATTATGAATGAACACGAATTCCCAAAACCCAAGTTTTAA
- a CDS encoding lipoate--protein ligase family protein encodes MAVDQLMMEQVNDRPILRVYHWVEPTVTFGYFLPLSEATDAFPDDELTYVRRWTGGGVVDHRIDLTYTLAVPRSHELASARGAESYRVIHQAVANVMNALGESVRLTVVDEGDGGAACFTNPVAYDLTNMSGEKVAGAGQRRSRYGLLHQGSVITKITAEAFTQQLVSELCPGTPHDWDPGADMLEASLELAQARYATESWLKKLG; translated from the coding sequence ATGGCCGTGGATCAGTTGATGATGGAGCAGGTCAATGACCGGCCGATCCTCCGGGTCTATCATTGGGTGGAGCCGACGGTGACCTTTGGTTATTTTTTACCCTTGAGTGAAGCTACAGACGCGTTTCCTGATGATGAACTGACCTATGTCAGGCGATGGACTGGCGGTGGGGTGGTGGATCATCGGATTGACCTGACCTACACGCTGGCTGTTCCGAGGTCGCATGAACTGGCCTCGGCGAGGGGGGCGGAAAGTTACCGGGTGATTCATCAGGCGGTAGCCAATGTGATGAATGCCCTGGGGGAATCCGTTCGTCTAACGGTGGTGGATGAAGGTGACGGCGGCGCAGCTTGTTTTACTAATCCGGTGGCTTATGATCTGACCAATATGTCCGGTGAAAAAGTCGCTGGCGCGGGGCAGCGCCGCAGTCGGTATGGTTTGCTGCACCAAGGGAGCGTGATCACGAAGATTACGGCTGAGGCATTCACCCAACAATTGGTCTCCGAGCTTTGTCCGGGCACCCCCCATGACTGGGATCCGGGGGCCGACATGTTGGAGGCTTCGCTCGAGCTTGCTCAGGCAAGATATGCCACCGAATCCTGGCTGAAGAAGCTAGGTTGA
- a CDS encoding glycine C-acetyltransferase, with the protein MYPKSFQQQLQGVLTDIEEAGLYKHERKLASTQNSAVTLDDGREVVIMCANNYLGLADHPEVMAAAEEAIKTWGFGMASVRFICGTQTLHRELEQRIAGFLGTEDTILYTSCFDANGGLFEVLLGPDDAIISDQLNHASIIDGVRLCKARRYRYANNDMEALEEQLKLADAEGKGQKLIATDGVFSMDGVIANLKGVCDLAEKYNAMVMVDDSHASGFMGKTGRGTPEYHQVMDRVDIVTSTFGKALGGASGGFTSGKREIIDLLRQRSRPYLFSNSVAPAIVAATIKVLDMLEASTELRDRLEGNASYFRSGMEQLGFDLAGKDHPIVPVMLGDAALSQVFANKLLERGVYAVGFFFPVVPRDAARIRTQISAAHTREQLDMAIEAFGAVKQELGL; encoded by the coding sequence ATGTATCCAAAATCATTCCAGCAGCAACTTCAGGGGGTATTGACCGATATCGAGGAAGCAGGCCTGTATAAGCACGAGCGCAAATTGGCATCGACCCAGAACTCAGCGGTAACGCTCGATGACGGCCGAGAGGTGGTTATCATGTGCGCCAATAATTATCTGGGCTTGGCAGATCACCCCGAAGTCATGGCGGCTGCGGAAGAGGCGATCAAAACCTGGGGGTTTGGAATGGCCTCGGTGCGCTTTATTTGTGGCACCCAGACGCTGCATCGCGAGCTCGAACAGCGTATTGCCGGGTTCCTTGGCACCGAGGATACCATTTTGTATACATCTTGTTTTGATGCCAATGGCGGTCTGTTTGAAGTGCTGTTGGGGCCGGATGATGCCATTATTTCAGATCAGCTGAACCATGCTTCGATCATTGACGGGGTTCGTCTGTGCAAGGCTCGGCGTTACCGATATGCCAACAACGACATGGAGGCTCTCGAGGAGCAGTTGAAGCTGGCGGATGCCGAAGGAAAAGGTCAGAAGTTGATTGCCACCGATGGTGTGTTTTCAATGGATGGTGTGATTGCCAACCTGAAGGGGGTGTGTGACCTCGCCGAAAAATACAATGCCATGGTGATGGTGGACGACTCCCATGCTTCCGGTTTCATGGGTAAAACCGGGCGGGGAACTCCGGAATACCACCAGGTGATGGACCGGGTGGACATCGTGACTTCTACCTTTGGGAAGGCCCTGGGCGGTGCGTCCGGAGGTTTTACTTCGGGGAAAAGGGAGATTATCGATTTGCTTCGTCAGCGGAGCCGCCCGTATCTCTTTTCCAATAGTGTGGCTCCGGCGATTGTCGCGGCAACGATCAAAGTGCTCGATATGCTGGAAGCTTCTACTGAATTGCGCGACCGTTTGGAGGGCAATGCTTCTTATTTCCGCAGTGGTATGGAGCAGCTTGGATTTGATTTGGCAGGAAAGGACCACCCGATTGTGCCCGTGATGCTGGGTGACGCTGCTTTGTCCCAGGTCTTTGCCAATAAGTTGTTGGAGCGAGGCGTCTACGCGGTTGGTTTCTTCTTCCCGGTGGTTCCTCGTGATGCTGCCAGGATTCGGACCCAGATATCCGCTGCGCATACCCGTGAGCAACTCGACATGGCGATTGAAGCCTTTGGTGCGGTCAAGCAGGAGCTTGGCTTGTAG
- a CDS encoding ParA family protein, whose product MITIVVSSQKGGVGKTTVSINLAYAFARSGKRTLLVDADPQGSVGLSLTRQSRMLKGFYDAIDNPDLGLDQMVVPTRLRTMSMVPAGQRSEYDLAEEVLSGSSSGVRRFLKLVEEAGYDMCIIDSAAGLFGVTADVLSASDAVCIPQQAEPLGVRSVPKMLEALTKRREVNPDLKVLGVIMTMVQEQLPESVDSVKALRNLLPSTLVMEDVVPRDDLFIRASAKGLPVGVMQDGAGVLAVFDGLRREIEQKLGI is encoded by the coding sequence GTGATTACTATCGTCGTATCCAGCCAAAAAGGAGGAGTGGGGAAAACCACTGTTTCGATTAATTTAGCCTATGCTTTTGCTCGTAGTGGAAAGCGCACCTTACTTGTCGATGCTGACCCCCAGGGGTCGGTGGGTCTGTCGTTAACCAGGCAATCGAGAATGCTGAAGGGGTTTTACGATGCGATTGACAATCCTGATCTTGGTTTGGACCAGATGGTTGTGCCGACCCGGTTGCGGACGATGAGTATGGTCCCTGCCGGGCAGCGTAGTGAGTATGACTTGGCCGAAGAGGTCTTGTCGGGCTCGTCCTCCGGTGTGCGTCGCTTTCTGAAGTTGGTTGAGGAGGCAGGCTATGACATGTGTATTATCGACTCGGCTGCCGGGTTATTTGGGGTGACCGCGGATGTGCTGTCTGCCAGTGATGCCGTGTGTATTCCCCAGCAGGCGGAACCGCTCGGAGTTCGCTCGGTGCCCAAGATGCTTGAGGCCTTGACCAAGCGGCGTGAAGTGAACCCGGATTTGAAAGTGCTTGGCGTCATTATGACGATGGTTCAGGAGCAATTGCCTGAGAGTGTTGATTCGGTGAAGGCATTACGAAACTTGCTGCCTTCCACCTTGGTGATGGAGGATGTGGTGCCGCGGGACGATTTGTTTATCCGGGCAAGTGCCAAAGGATTGCCGGTGGGTGTGATGCAGGACGGAGCGGGAGTGCTGGCTGTATTCGACGGCCTCCGTAGGGAAATTGAACAAAAGCTTGGAATCTAG
- a CDS encoding DUF255 domain-containing protein has translation MRIFRPARFASITAAILATLLINACRTSPDDSVNGKEQAQVVPYLHQNNLADAHSSLLRSQANSPIHWQTWSKQVFKDAAKEKKTVFAFIAKGTDTYSVEMLKQLNTSEQTCQILNTHHINILVDGHQDPDLEYFTASLCLKSGTPVSTPLLVWFSYEGIPISWIPISHNSKNNIAEFIARTSHTVSKLWQDSPEYVLQNSREDFTRRMSSSLPDPIEDNDNLIPVRAIRQAASLYDPTSSTVDGLIGMSVARHINLLVNALQHPDVSATQREHYAQIACQTADTVMLNGLLDPLDGGIYLGIQSTTSALPVFAKDLPSQIYSMEALYNLYRASGKPRYLEAAESIRAFTNKTLALPDGTFSLGIIQAGVHQHENPCMWTLEEIEAALSPEELPICKQAFDIKGLGNIPLVDDRNRTHFRQNTLTWKTSPAELSKRNNIPEKELKEHLQSITKKLAKLRTEKTTNLIQEKLSTAGTMAQLASCLTTAYRATGNTSTLEDARQYLTRIQKQFRNEKGALCHARFNGNLIPRTAVGTDYTLITKAALDLYEVTLDASLLALAKQVHEEMNEALGNSLNHHLTESDGKQYPYPFTPYQFLSFRTLNNTNTWALAYANTTRLATHLPDPSIEAQATELKSILLATAQMSSIVSIDFLTENAKLEHPSVFLSQPISPELLKTASSKPCQIIALPKKPDSSGQFPGLENLNQPIPPQGALVIQRGQSRGMTTENEELIQLLQ, from the coding sequence ATGCGCATTTTCCGACCAGCCAGATTTGCAAGTATCACTGCAGCCATCCTCGCCACCTTGCTGATCAATGCCTGTCGAACTTCTCCAGACGACTCAGTCAACGGAAAAGAACAAGCGCAAGTCGTCCCCTATTTGCACCAAAACAATCTGGCTGACGCCCACAGTTCATTGCTCAGAAGCCAAGCAAACTCCCCGATCCACTGGCAAACATGGTCGAAGCAAGTTTTTAAAGATGCCGCCAAAGAGAAAAAAACGGTCTTTGCCTTTATCGCAAAAGGAACGGACACCTACTCGGTGGAAATGCTCAAGCAGCTTAATACCTCCGAACAAACCTGCCAAATCCTCAACACTCACCACATCAACATCTTGGTCGACGGCCATCAGGATCCCGATCTCGAATACTTTACCGCGTCGCTCTGTCTGAAATCAGGGACTCCGGTCTCCACTCCTCTACTGGTATGGTTTTCCTACGAAGGCATTCCTATCTCCTGGATCCCCATCAGCCATAACAGCAAAAACAATATAGCTGAATTTATCGCGCGCACCAGCCACACGGTTTCAAAGCTATGGCAAGACTCCCCTGAGTACGTCCTGCAAAACAGCCGGGAAGACTTCACTCGCCGCATGTCTTCTTCCCTTCCCGACCCGATCGAAGACAACGACAATCTCATTCCAGTCCGGGCCATCCGTCAGGCGGCATCGCTTTATGACCCTACCTCTTCGACCGTCGACGGCTTGATTGGCATGAGTGTGGCCCGCCATATCAACCTCCTCGTCAATGCTCTGCAGCACCCGGATGTCTCTGCCACCCAACGTGAGCACTACGCTCAAATTGCCTGTCAAACGGCAGATACGGTGATGCTCAACGGACTGCTCGACCCTCTCGACGGAGGGATTTACCTTGGCATCCAAAGCACGACCAGTGCTCTCCCGGTCTTCGCCAAGGATCTGCCTTCTCAAATCTACTCTATGGAGGCACTCTATAACCTTTATCGGGCAAGCGGAAAACCTCGTTATCTGGAAGCCGCTGAATCCATCCGGGCTTTCACCAACAAAACGCTCGCCCTACCAGATGGAACCTTCTCTCTGGGTATCATTCAGGCTGGGGTCCACCAACACGAAAACCCATGCATGTGGACACTCGAGGAAATCGAAGCCGCCCTTAGTCCGGAAGAACTTCCGATCTGCAAACAAGCATTTGACATCAAAGGACTCGGCAACATCCCACTGGTAGATGACCGCAACCGAACCCACTTCAGACAAAACACTCTGACATGGAAAACCAGCCCGGCAGAACTCAGTAAGCGCAACAACATCCCTGAGAAAGAACTCAAAGAACACCTCCAATCAATCACCAAAAAACTGGCAAAACTCCGGACGGAAAAAACCACCAACCTGATTCAAGAAAAACTCTCCACCGCCGGCACCATGGCTCAGCTTGCCAGCTGCCTGACGACAGCCTACCGGGCCACAGGAAATACAAGCACCCTCGAGGATGCACGCCAATACCTCACCCGTATCCAAAAACAATTCCGCAACGAAAAGGGGGCACTGTGCCATGCTCGATTCAACGGAAACCTCATTCCACGCACGGCGGTAGGAACCGACTACACACTCATCACCAAGGCCGCCCTCGACCTCTACGAAGTCACCCTCGACGCATCATTGCTAGCGTTGGCAAAACAAGTACACGAGGAAATGAACGAAGCTCTGGGGAACTCACTTAACCACCACCTCACGGAGAGCGATGGCAAGCAATACCCCTACCCGTTCACCCCCTATCAGTTCCTCAGCTTCAGAACACTCAATAACACCAACACATGGGCACTTGCTTATGCCAATACCACACGACTCGCCACGCACCTCCCCGACCCATCAATCGAAGCCCAAGCAACAGAACTCAAAAGCATCCTACTTGCCACCGCCCAGATGTCATCCATCGTCAGCATTGACTTCCTAACTGAAAATGCGAAATTGGAGCACCCCAGCGTCTTTCTGAGCCAACCGATCTCTCCCGAGCTCCTGAAAACTGCAAGCTCCAAACCGTGCCAAATCATCGCTCTCCCAAAAAAGCCAGACAGTTCAGGGCAATTCCCCGGACTCGAAAACCTAAACCAACCCATCCCACCGCAAGGGGCTCTTGTCATCCAGCGCGGCCAATCCCGGGGAATGACGACAGAAAACGAGGAACTCATTCAACTTCTACAGTAA
- a CDS encoding PTPDL family protein: MTTHKLRYTMWCVFGMLSLPLAADTIKLKSGTEYKGKILSEDDTSYLIEIKHSASIKDERRIPKDQILEITKDSKDNKDFQSIKSMIPVPDLLEGPAYAKRIERAETFLKKHPKSSHKKEVQTILETLKKEQQLISSGGIKLSGHLISAEDIKTNAYDIQARILSEKIKKRAKSGQYPQALRLWEKLQNQYAHSAAYQDGISWIPRVLRAHQSELQQHLDTLDARLKKQQKVLESLADSDRDRAEKLITEKKNRYEATIDREQNELKSQWLTINPFHEQALQYNLRSVESELRSLESKPASSIRLAGPDLRSAWTALAGGKLSDAERHLQAALSLKIDKQYTDPIKAELEQKKAEQAEAKAAEEQAQREAEELAAKEKAAQEAEEKNKGKKGKKKKTKKTPPNEEA, translated from the coding sequence ATGACTACACACAAGCTACGCTACACGATGTGGTGCGTATTCGGCATGCTGTCTTTACCGCTTGCCGCCGACACCATCAAACTCAAATCGGGAACCGAGTACAAAGGGAAAATCCTCTCTGAGGATGATACCAGCTACCTGATTGAAATAAAGCATTCCGCATCCATCAAAGATGAACGACGAATCCCCAAGGACCAAATCCTTGAAATCACGAAAGACAGCAAAGACAACAAGGATTTTCAATCCATCAAGTCCATGATCCCGGTCCCGGATCTCTTAGAGGGCCCAGCATACGCCAAGCGCATTGAGCGAGCCGAGACATTCTTAAAGAAACACCCAAAATCCAGCCACAAAAAAGAGGTTCAAACTATTTTGGAAACCCTCAAAAAAGAGCAGCAGCTTATCTCTTCCGGAGGGATCAAACTCAGTGGGCACCTGATTTCCGCTGAGGACATCAAAACCAACGCCTACGACATCCAAGCTCGTATCCTCTCCGAAAAAATTAAAAAACGGGCAAAATCCGGCCAGTACCCGCAGGCGCTCCGCCTATGGGAAAAACTACAAAACCAATACGCCCACTCAGCGGCCTACCAAGATGGTATCAGCTGGATCCCTCGCGTTCTCAGGGCTCATCAATCAGAGCTGCAACAACACCTCGACACCCTAGACGCCCGTCTTAAAAAACAACAAAAGGTGCTGGAAAGCCTGGCGGATAGCGACCGCGACCGGGCAGAGAAACTCATCACGGAGAAAAAAAACCGATATGAGGCCACCATCGACCGGGAGCAAAACGAACTCAAAAGCCAGTGGTTGACGATCAATCCATTTCATGAACAGGCGCTGCAATACAACCTGCGCAGCGTTGAAAGCGAACTACGCAGCTTGGAAAGCAAACCTGCGTCATCCATCCGCTTGGCTGGCCCCGACCTACGCAGTGCATGGACCGCACTCGCCGGAGGAAAACTCAGTGATGCCGAACGCCACCTTCAAGCCGCGCTAAGCCTGAAAATCGATAAGCAATACACGGACCCGATCAAAGCCGAGTTGGAACAAAAAAAAGCTGAACAAGCAGAAGCGAAAGCTGCCGAGGAACAAGCTCAACGCGAAGCAGAAGAGCTAGCAGCCAAGGAAAAAGCAGCCCAAGAAGCCGAAGAAAAGAACAAGGGAAAAAAAGGGAAGAAAAAGAAAACCAAAAAGACTCCTCCCAACGAAGAAGCATAA
- the hisB gene encoding imidazoleglycerol-phosphate dehydratase HisB, translated as MNTRTASQDRKTAETSISISLNLDGSGTSDISTGVPFFDHMLTLLCKHSLMDLTVKAVGDIEVDAHHTVEDTGIVLGDCIRKALGDKRGIRRYGMAYLPMDETLSRCVIDLSNRPHLEFRAPVSTPDAPNFPFTLTEEFFRAITNNLRANIHAELLYGRDGHHISESLFKALARALRQAIELDPRETGIPSTKEAL; from the coding sequence ATGAACACCCGAACAGCAAGCCAGGACCGCAAAACTGCGGAAACATCCATCAGTATTTCCCTCAATCTGGATGGTTCAGGAACCTCAGACATATCAACGGGCGTCCCCTTTTTCGATCACATGCTGACTCTGCTTTGCAAACACAGCCTCATGGACCTCACCGTCAAAGCCGTCGGTGACATTGAAGTCGATGCACACCACACCGTTGAAGACACTGGTATTGTCCTTGGTGACTGCATTCGCAAAGCGCTCGGCGACAAGCGGGGGATACGTCGCTATGGAATGGCTTACCTTCCAATGGACGAAACCTTGAGCCGCTGTGTTATCGACCTAAGCAACCGCCCACACCTCGAATTTCGGGCACCCGTCTCCACCCCGGATGCTCCAAACTTCCCATTCACCCTAACCGAGGAGTTTTTCCGTGCGATCACCAACAACCTGCGCGCCAATATCCACGCTGAGCTCCTATACGGGCGTGACGGCCACCACATCTCCGAGTCTCTGTTCAAGGCTCTCGCCCGAGCCCTTCGCCAAGCGATAGAATTGGATCCGCGTGAAACCGGAATCCCCAGCACAAAAGAAGCGCTCTAA
- the hisH gene encoding imidazole glycerol phosphate synthase subunit HisH, protein MKVGIVDYGRGNLRSVENAFLAIGADAVLITRPDELDDITHLVVPGQGEFGDCAANLKKQGMFAPIQQWAADDKPYLGICVGYQLIFEQGEESPDAEGLAIMKGSVKRFPDKGLKIPHMGWNSVIPNDPDHPIWADMPEEPFFYFVHSYYPEPDNPGNVAAVCDYVLPFAAAVTRGNLVATQFHPEKSQHNGLQLLKNFLALSVA, encoded by the coding sequence ATGAAAGTTGGCATCGTCGATTACGGCCGCGGTAACCTGCGCAGCGTGGAAAATGCATTTCTTGCCATTGGCGCTGACGCCGTGCTCATCACCCGCCCGGATGAACTGGATGACATCACCCACTTGGTGGTCCCCGGTCAGGGTGAATTTGGTGACTGTGCTGCCAACCTCAAAAAGCAGGGGATGTTCGCACCCATCCAACAATGGGCGGCCGACGACAAACCGTATCTCGGCATCTGTGTTGGATACCAGCTGATCTTTGAGCAAGGGGAAGAGTCTCCCGACGCCGAAGGGCTTGCCATCATGAAGGGATCCGTCAAACGCTTCCCTGACAAAGGCCTCAAAATACCACACATGGGGTGGAACTCGGTCATCCCCAATGACCCCGACCATCCGATTTGGGCCGATATGCCAGAAGAGCCCTTTTTCTATTTTGTCCACTCTTACTACCCCGAGCCGGACAACCCCGGCAACGTGGCCGCAGTCTGTGATTACGTGCTGCCATTTGCAGCAGCAGTCACCCGTGGCAATCTAGTAGCCACTCAATTCCACCCTGAGAAAAGCCAACACAACGGACTCCAGTTGCTGAAAAACTTCCTGGCGTTGTCAGTGGCATAA